From Rutidosis leptorrhynchoides isolate AG116_Rl617_1_P2 chromosome 3, CSIRO_AGI_Rlap_v1, whole genome shotgun sequence, a single genomic window includes:
- the LOC139901937 gene encoding probable serine/threonine-protein kinase PBL23, with protein sequence MDPFMKEFEHLIIELEKIKLATNNFDQTQVIGSSGFGKAYKGELSHHKGRSLVAVKRLDRKFGQGDPEFWKEVMMLSRYSHKNLITLLGYCNEAGEKILIYEYASNGSLDRHLSSKLSHGLGVSRYVLMLQGG encoded by the coding sequence ATGGATCCATTCATGAAGGAGTTTGAACATCTTATAATCGAACTCGAAAAGATAAAATTAGCTACAAACAACTTTGATCAAACCCAAGTTATCGGGTCCAGTGGGTTCGGTAAAGCGTACAAAGGAGAACTGTCTCATCATAAAGGGAGAAGCCTTGTTGCTGTGAAGCGTCTAGATCGTAAATTCGGGCAAGGAGATCCTGAGTTCTGGAAAGAGGTCATGATGCTTTCTCGTTACTCGCACAAAAATCTCATCACTCTCCTCGGATATTGCAACGAGGCAGGTGAGAAGATCTTGATTTACGAGTACGCATCTAACGGGAGCCTCGATCGCCATTTAAGTAGCAAACTCTCACATGGTCTCGGCGTATCAAGATATGTCTTGATGCTGCAAGGGGGCTAA
- the LOC139901938 gene encoding uncharacterized protein — protein MGLSKVGPANQQYTALVTGVVGTIGYLDPVYLEMGILTKESDVYSFGVVLMEVLSGKLCYQKNINGTFSTLVQKWKKICKTGRLDEIVFQDVVQPLDPDSLEILSRIAFKCLNKNLENRPLIYHVVKELEATLELQEPHDLKIPKEYEEIKYKSIEGSEEHQWQNGSKTYSGLNIKGSLTSSYKCFTLEEIKMATKGFSDLLGEGAIGKVFCGHISGVLHRDIKSANILLDDEWNAKVADLGLSKVGPANQQHTALVTGVVGTIGYLDPVYWQLGLLTKESDVYSFGVVLMEVLTGKLCYQKNSNGTFSTLVQKWKKICKTGRADEIVFRDVMQPLAPDSLKIFSGIAFKCLNKNRENRPLMYHVVKELEAALELQEPHDLKQPKEYEEIKYKSIEVSKEHQWQNGGKTYSGINIQQGSLTSYYKCFTLGEIKMATKGFSDLLGQGAIGKVFCGEISGSRYDGLVAVKRWKESSNHRQDEFQKEIEMLSACNHPNIISLIGCCDEGSEKILVYDFMKNGSLYDCLHSNRELTPRMSVEQRVEICLGVAKGLSYLHYGSQYYIIHSDIKSINILLDADLVPKISNFRLSKTRADGTSSSDVVTNTIEVLCERSAWERLVMLALPYIWRRQLPEFTPEYVAMNISPGCSRVCVYIIKDCLDNNPDNRPTINQVVDNLKSALKLQKQESYFFILESLIPSKGKNVNSPLS, from the exons ATGGGACTCTCCAAAGTAGGACCCGCAAATCAGCAATACACTGCTCTTGTCACCGGCGTTGTTGGTACCATTGGTTACCTAGATCCAGTGTATTTGGAAATGGGTATATTAACAAAAGAGTCAGACGTATACTCTTTTGGTGTAGTCTTAATGGAAGTATTGAGTGGAAAACTATGCTATCAGAAAAATATCAACGGTACGTTCTCAACTTTGGTGCAGAAATGGAAAAAGATTTGCAAAACGGGGAGATTAGACGAGATTGTGTTTCAAGATGTCGTGCAACCTTTGGATCCGGATTCTTTGGAAATATTATCAAGAATTGCCTTCAAGTGTTTGAACAAGAACCTTGAAAACCGACCATTGATATATCATGTTGTTAAAGAACTCGAGGCCACACTTGAACTTCAGGAGCCTCACGATCTCAAAATCCCAAAGGAATATGAAGAGATCAAATACAAATCCATTGAAGGCTCCGAAGAGCATCAGTGGCAAAACGGTAGCAAAACG TATTCTGGTTTAAATATCAAAGGTTCATTGACATCATCTTACAAGTGTTTCACACTTGAAGAGATAAAAATGGCAACCAAAGGATTTTCAGATCTTTTAGGAGAAGGCGCAATTGGGAAAGTCTTCTGTGGTCATATCTCCGG AGTTCTTCATCGAGATATAAAAAGCGCAAACATCCTGTTGGATGATGAATGGAATGCAAAAGTGGCTGACTTGGGACTGTCCAAAGTGGGACCCGCCAATCAGCAACACACTGCTCTTGTCACTGGCGTTGTAGGTACCATTGGGTACCTAGATCCAGTGTATTGGCAACTTGGTTTATTAACGAAAGAGTCGGACGTGTACTCTTTTGGCGTTGTCTTAATGGAAGTATTGACTGGAAAACTATGCTATCAAAAAAATAGTAACGGTACGTTCTCAACTTTGGTACAGAAGTGGAAAAAGATTTGCAAAACGGGTCGGGCAGACGAGATTGTGTTTCGAGATGTCATGCAACCTTTGGCTCCGGATTCTTTGAAAATATTTTCAGGAATTGCCTTCAAGTGTTTGAACAAGAATCGTGAAAACAGACCATTAATGTATCATGTTGTTAAAGAACTTGAGGCCGCACTTGAACTTCAGGAGCCTCACGATCTCAAACAGCCAAAGGAATATGAAGAGATCAAATACAAATCCATTGAAGTCTCCAAAGAACATCAGTGGCAAAATGGTGGCAAAACG TATTCTGGTATAAATATCCAACAAGGTTCATTGACATCATATTACAAGTGTTTCACACTTGGAGAGATAAAAATGGCAACCAAAGGATTTTCTGATCTTTTAGGACAAGGGGCAATTGGGAAAGTCTTCTGTGGTGAAATCTCCGGAAGTAGGTATGATGGACTAGTTGCGGTGAAGCGATGGAAAGAAAGTTCCAATCACAGACAAGATGAGTTCCAAAAGGAAATTGAAATGTTATCTGCCTGCAATCATCCTAACATAATTTCTCTAATTGGATGTTGTGATGAAGGATCTGAAAAGATTCTCGTATACGACTTCATGAAAAACGGTTCACTTTATGATTGTCTTCATAGTAATAGGGAACTCACACCTCGAATGAGTGTTGAGCAACGCGTAGAGATATGTCTAGGAGTTGCTAAAGGTCTAAGTTACCTTCATTATGGGAGCCAATATTACATCATTCACAGTGACATCAAGTCTATCAACATTCTATTGGATGCTGATTTGGTCCCAAAGATCTCAAACTTTCGCTTGTCCAAAACTCGTGCTGATGGGACATCAAGTTCAGATGTAGTTACAAATACTATTGAag TATTATGTGAGAGGTCAGCCTGGGAGAGATTAGTTATGTTGGCACTTCCGTACATATGGAGAAGACAACTTCCCGAGTTTACCCCTGAATATGTCGCAATGAATATCTCACCAGGTTGTTCACgagtatgtgtatatattataaaagaCTGTTTGGACAATAATCCCGATAATCGTCCTACTATAAATCAAGTTGTCGATAACCTTAAATCTGCATTGAAACTGCAAAAACAGGAAAG CTATTTTTTTATATTAGAATCTTTGATCCCGTCTAAAGGAAAGAATGTCAATTCTCCATTGTCGTAG